From Paenibacillus graminis, a single genomic window includes:
- a CDS encoding ABC transporter substrate-binding protein, with translation MRKPLFKTSFTLTSTLILALSISACGSQNSSGNSGAAATAAPTASGQASDAPAAKAPVKISYLTFRVGTHASAKLEEEQIKQFNAKYGKEVEVVVEEIPSDSAYEDKLKILAVSGDVPDVVMGKNGINDILIKGNLVTPFNDYLDKDPEWKAAVGEAAIAANTRDGKVWSISDQKQNIGYFYNKEMFEQAGIKPAQTWDEFMSNNEKLKAAGFVPLALMTGENAWTTNLILAALVGTNGDAGNKFMNTLHPTDFNTPEMIQALNMMKTMLEKYTTKDALGAGYANAANAFSQNKAAMIANGPWMIGDFSDPTKSSAGFDKKVGVAAYPNNSLISTYEVGYMIGAKTPETRDAAEKFIRFKTGIEGQTIALEYGNVMPVSDKIQPSDVLKQKYPLFVESIKLAQQTQVHYQSFDSIVYPNITDAWKSLYPKLVFGQSTAEEIAKELTKIAAKHK, from the coding sequence TTGAGAAAGCCATTGTTCAAAACAAGCTTCACCTTAACAAGCACTCTGATTCTGGCCTTGTCCATTTCGGCCTGCGGATCGCAGAATTCTTCGGGGAACAGCGGGGCGGCGGCAACTGCTGCACCAACCGCTTCGGGTCAGGCGAGTGACGCTCCCGCTGCCAAGGCACCGGTGAAAATTTCCTATCTCACCTTCCGGGTAGGTACTCATGCGTCAGCCAAGCTGGAGGAAGAACAGATCAAGCAGTTTAATGCCAAGTATGGCAAAGAAGTGGAGGTTGTGGTTGAAGAAATTCCAAGTGACTCCGCATATGAGGACAAGTTGAAGATTCTGGCAGTCTCCGGGGATGTTCCGGATGTCGTCATGGGCAAGAACGGAATCAATGACATCCTGATTAAAGGAAATCTTGTAACCCCTTTCAATGATTATCTCGACAAGGACCCGGAATGGAAAGCAGCGGTTGGGGAAGCGGCGATCGCTGCCAATACCCGGGACGGAAAGGTCTGGTCCATAAGCGACCAGAAGCAGAATATCGGTTACTTTTACAACAAGGAAATGTTTGAACAGGCGGGAATCAAGCCGGCGCAAACCTGGGATGAATTCATGAGCAATAATGAGAAGCTCAAAGCGGCAGGCTTTGTTCCGCTTGCGTTGATGACAGGGGAGAATGCCTGGACGACCAACCTGATTCTGGCTGCCCTTGTCGGTACGAACGGGGATGCAGGCAATAAGTTCATGAACACGCTGCATCCCACCGACTTTAATACGCCTGAAATGATTCAGGCGCTTAATATGATGAAGACGATGCTGGAGAAGTACACGACCAAGGATGCCCTTGGTGCCGGTTATGCCAATGCAGCGAACGCCTTTTCCCAGAACAAGGCAGCTATGATTGCCAACGGTCCCTGGATGATTGGAGACTTTAGCGACCCGACCAAATCCAGTGCAGGCTTCGATAAAAAGGTGGGTGTCGCCGCTTATCCGAACAATAGCCTGATCTCCACCTATGAGGTTGGCTATATGATCGGAGCCAAAACACCGGAAACCCGCGACGCCGCCGAGAAATTTATTCGCTTCAAGACGGGGATAGAAGGGCAGACCATCGCGCTTGAATATGGAAATGTTATGCCGGTATCCGATAAGATTCAGCCTTCGGATGTACTGAAGCAGAAATATCCGCTTTTTGTTGAATCCATAAAACTGGCCCAACAGACACAGGTTCATTATCAATCCTTTGACTCTATTGTCTACCCCAACATAACCGATGCCTGGAAGAGCCTTTATCCGAAGCTGGTATTCGGCCAATCTACAGCAGAGGAAATTGCCAAAGAGCTGACAAAAATTGCAGCCAAACATAAATAA